In Thermodesulfobacteriota bacterium, the genomic stretch GACTCTTCCGTAAGGGACCACTGCGCCGATGTATTCCTTCGAGTGGATGACGACCTTCGCTACACCGGCCTTTCCGGTTTTTTTAAGCGCTTCGCGTAGAAGCGCGTAGCCCTTTTCGCCCCTACCCACGGGCGCTAGAAAGTAGGGCTTCTGGAAGAATATGGGGTGTATGTCCTTGGAATCCACGAAGTCTATTATCTCGACGGTCTGGGTCGCCCTGGCGTTTGCGCGCTTAAGGTCCTCTTCGGTGAGGACGACGTACTGCCCCCGCTCGAACTCGTATCCCTTGACCATCTCGCCGGAGGCGACTTCCTTGCCTGTCCGCTTGTTGATTTTTTTGTAGCCCACGGGCGAGAGGTCGTTCTTGTCGAGGAGGTGGAAGTCGAGCTTCTTCTCCTTGCCTTCGGCGGTGAAGAGGCCGACAGGGATATTTACCAAGCCGAAGCTTATGGAACCTTTCCAGATGGGACGGGCCATGAAAAAAAACCTCGCTTTTTTGAAGGGCGGGGCGGGAAGGCGCCTAATTAGATTCTAAAGGAAAGGCGGGGCTAGTCAAGGGGCGGGATTTATCCGCCCCACCTCCGGATATAGGCGTCGACGTCGAATTTCGACCTGCTGCCTTTGTAGCTCATGAAGCGTATCTTCCCCGTCACCTTCCTTTCGGCCCACGCGCGGTCGTGCACCCCGCCTATGGCCCAGGCTATCCCGGCGTACCCGTTCGGGTCCCTGCCGTCGAGCTCGTATTTGTCGTTCAAGTAGATGGCGTTCCGGAGAGCGGCCTCCGGCGACCCGCTCCATTCGAGCATCTTCTTGGCCCAGTACATGCGCATGTAGCCGTGCATCTTGCCTGTCTTCACCATCTGCATCTGGGAGGCGTTCCAGAGCGGGTCGTAAGTCCGGGCGTTCTCAAGCTCGTCGAGTGAGAAAAGAAACTCGCGCCTGTCGGCTGAGTGGGCATCCAGTGTCTTTTTTGCCCAGGCTGGAAAACCTCTCGCGCTGTCGTAGTCGCGGTTATAAAGGCAGAAGTTGTCCGAAAGCTCCTTCCTGACGATGAGCTCTTCAAGGAAGGCCTTTTTGCCCTCGCCATCCGCGCCCTTTCGCATCACTTGAAGCGCGACGCGCTGCGCGGATATCTGCCCGAAGTGGAGATACGGCGAGAGGTTCGATTGCCCGTCCTTTGTGGGGTCGTTCCTGTCATCTGCATACCTGCCGAGCTTCTTTACTATGAAGCTTTCGAGCGCTTTCCGCGCCTCGCTCTCGCCGGGCTTAATCCAGTCCGCCTCTTTTACAGTGCTGTCGATTTCAAGCTCAGAGATGGTCTTTTCAAGTTCGAAACCCGCCTTGATCCCGGCATGGTGCGGGTGCCTCCTGAACCGGGGAAAATCAGTTAGAAAATCCTTGAGCCTGGCCTGTATCCTGGGCCTGAAGGTGCGCGCCGCGAACTCCTGCTTTGATGAGGCTATCCTGCAAGGCACGATATTATGCGCGTCTACCATATGGAAGGGTATGCCTATCCTTGCGGCTACGGCATCCCTCCAGCCCCTTTTAATCTTCAAGGGGTCGAAGTCGGTGACGAGCTCTGATATTTCATATCGCTTTATGAAGTCCGGCACCGCTATAGGCGGTTCGCCCTTAATGAGGACAAAAGGAACGGACCGCTCGGCAAGACTCTCTTCGACTTCCTTCAACCCCCGGAGCATGAACCCGTACTGCCGGAGCGCGGCCCCCAGGAAGGCAGGAGCAAGGCAAAAGAGCACGATGAGCTGGGCTTTCCGTTCGATTGCGAGCGACTGGGCAAAGAGGAGCGCCCAGTTGTCCTTCGACCTCTGGTCGCGGCTCATCCAATAGGCTACAGGGCCTTTCCGTAAAGCCCCATCCTTCAATGTCTCGTACCTACCCTCGAACATG encodes the following:
- a CDS encoding Ku protein; translation: MARPIWKGSISFGLVNIPVGLFTAEGKEKKLDFHLLDKNDLSPVGYKKINKRTGKEVASGEMVKGYEFERGQYVVLTEEDLKRANARATQTVEIIDFVDSKDIHPIFFQKPYFLAPVGRGEKGYALLREALKKTGKAGVAKVVIHSKEYIGAVVPYGRVLVLDLIRYSDELKKPETIEVPEEDLEKLGVTGKELEMAERLVESMISDWQPDKYHDTYRDELLSYIKSKIAAGETARVEEAAAPPPAPTAEVIDLMTLLKKSVEETEAAKVKARKASGG
- a CDS encoding deoxyribodipyrimidine photo-lyase, with the translated sequence MFEGRYETLKDGALRKGPVAYWMSRDQRSKDNWALLFAQSLAIERKAQLIVLFCLAPAFLGAALRQYGFMLRGLKEVEESLAERSVPFVLIKGEPPIAVPDFIKRYEISELVTDFDPLKIKRGWRDAVAARIGIPFHMVDAHNIVPCRIASSKQEFAARTFRPRIQARLKDFLTDFPRFRRHPHHAGIKAGFELEKTISELEIDSTVKEADWIKPGESEARKALESFIVKKLGRYADDRNDPTKDGQSNLSPYLHFGQISAQRVALQVMRKGADGEGKKAFLEELIVRKELSDNFCLYNRDYDSARGFPAWAKKTLDAHSADRREFLFSLDELENARTYDPLWNASQMQMVKTGKMHGYMRMYWAKKMLEWSGSPEAALRNAIYLNDKYELDGRDPNGYAGIAWAIGGVHDRAWAERKVTGKIRFMSYKGSRSKFDVDAYIRRWGG